TCAAAATATATTAAGGAGCTTTACAACAGTACCGATTACCTAATCATTGATTTTTGGGGCACATGGTGCGGCCCATGTATAGCTCAGCACCCTGAGCTACAGCGTATCGTTAATGCGTATAAAGATAACGGAAAATTTAAATTTGTAGGTATAGCTGTTAATGACAAATTTGCAAGCTGGAAGCAGTATTTAGAAAAACATGTGTATACCTATGAAAACTACATATTCCAAGATAGGGATTACACCAACCTTCGAAAGGAATTGGGTATATATTCATTTCCACGCTATGTTATTGTCAATACAAAGGAAAACAAGGTTGTCCGATCCAATTTTCAGATCAATCAACTTCGTGACATATTAAATACATTGTAACTATAATAATGGGACTCAGCAAAATGGGGAGCAAACTGTAATAAAGCGATCAACACAAAAGACTATCCCGCAACCCATATTGTGAACACAACGTTTTAGCCTTATCTGTAAAAGCGTGACGATAGTAAACTGGTAATTTACCATCTGCGCCAAATAAACGCTGATACTTTTGTATTAGATGCGGATAATGCTTTTCAATAGCACGCATGACCAAGGCTCTATTATCCGCTGGATCACTCCCATATAAAGCAAGGGTGGCAGGAAAAATATAGCTGGCACCAATAGCCTGAAAAGTCTGAAATAGCAGTTCCAGGCTCGCTCCAGTATCCGATATATAGGGCAACAGTGGCATCAGACTGACTCCACTATGGAGTCCGTGTTCACGCGCTTGCCTTAATGCTTCCAATCGTAGTGAGGGCAATGGGGCTCCGGGCTCAAAAATCTGGGCGACACGATCATCTATAGTCGAAAATGAAAAGGTAACAAAAGCCTTATGTTCTAATCTCGACTGAAGATCTTTAGGAAGTATTGCTTCTGCATCAATCCGTTTCAACAAATCAAAATCTCGGGTAACTAAGTCCGACTTCGTAATAATATGCACCGGAAAACGATAGTGCAGGATGACTTCCAATGACTGTCTGGTAAGCAATTCGGTCTGTTCCATTTGCAGATAAGGATCCGTTACAGAAGAAAGGACAATAATTCCATATTGTTTTTTACGCGCACGTAATGCCAACTGCTTTTCCAGCAATTCGACAGCATTGCCCTTCATACTCAGCTTTTCAGCCATGTTGATTCCGTACTTACTTCCCCGGATATAACAATACAAACAATTAAAAGAGCAACCACTGTAGGGATTCAACGTATAATCATCAAGAAACCAAGGATCTCTTCGTTTTGTCTTATTGAGGATAGATTTCGCAATTATACGATGCATAATAGCCTATTCATTTTAAAACTTTCTACCCATACCTCTTGATGCAGGCCACACTTCCTTAAAACCATATTGCGCATAGAGCTGGAAAGCAGAACCATCAGCGATCAGACTGACATAGCAGCTATCTGGCAGGTTCGAATCCATGTATTCATCAAGTTTCTGCATAATCAGTTTTCCAAGCCCTTTTTTCTGATGTTCGGGGAGCACACAGATGTCAACGACCTGGCAATGGCAAGCACCATCGCCAACGATCCTACCCATACCTACTATTTCATTGTCGTTGTCCCCATCCAAAATAGCCACACAGCATAAGGAATTTTCCATTCCTAGACGTGCAGCTTCGTCCGTTTTTGGAGATAACCCGGACTGTTGTCTTAAAAATTGATAGCGTTTATAATCTATCTTCTGATATACGGCTTGATAATGCATAGTAAAATGATGAGTTTATTATTTATGAAATTATTCATAATAATACATTTTTCAAAACCGCATTAATTATACACTAAAGAAAAATACATAAATAATTATTGGCAAATATGAATTTCAGTCATGGATCAATGGGCTATATATCTATAAATTACTTCAACTGACTTGTTTTCGTTGTATCTTAACAACCAGAAAAATCATCTCAAAAGAACTAATGCATTAAAAAAATCTCTTTATTCATCGGATAATCGCAAATATTTAATTTTCAATGCATAATAAATATTTTTCATTACCTTTATAGCATTGAAACAAAACTCAACACCAGCCATGTTTATCGGCGCTGTCAAATGGTTCGACAATAACAAAGGATTTGGTACCCTTGCGTTACCTTCCGGAGAAGAACTCTTTGTGCATATACGCAGGTTTAAAATCCCTCCAGAGCATATTATCCAGCCTGGTGAGGTAATTGTCGGAGACAAGAAAT
The window above is part of the Sphingobacterium sp. ML3W genome. Proteins encoded here:
- a CDS encoding GNAT family N-acetyltransferase, with the translated sequence MHYQAVYQKIDYKRYQFLRQQSGLSPKTDEAARLGMENSLCCVAILDGDNDNEIVGMGRIVGDGACHCQVVDICVLPEHQKKGLGKLIMQKLDEYMDSNLPDSCYVSLIADGSAFQLYAQYGFKEVWPASRGMGRKF
- a CDS encoding radical SAM protein: MHRIIAKSILNKTKRRDPWFLDDYTLNPYSGCSFNCLYCYIRGSKYGINMAEKLSMKGNAVELLEKQLALRARKKQYGIIVLSSVTDPYLQMEQTELLTRQSLEVILHYRFPVHIITKSDLVTRDFDLLKRIDAEAILPKDLQSRLEHKAFVTFSFSTIDDRVAQIFEPGAPLPSLRLEALRQAREHGLHSGVSLMPLLPYISDTGASLELLFQTFQAIGASYIFPATLALYGSDPADNRALVMRAIEKHYPHLIQKYQRLFGADGKLPVYYRHAFTDKAKTLCSQYGLRDSLLC